GGAGCTTATCCATTCTCAGATGGGAACTTGGATCCTGGTCGGACTTTCATTTTTTTGGTGGGGCCGGTTGATCGAGCAGTTTATTTTTCTGAGAGTCAATCAACCGATGGTTCATTTTCTTTCCGTGCTCTTTTTTCTGGGTGGAGTTTTGTATTTAATTCCTCTGTTTGTATTTTAATTTTTCAATCATGCATTCGGCGGAACATTGGATATTAGCGGGTTTGGATCTTCTTTATCAGAAAGGAGAAGAGTCTCTTACGATTGAATCTTTATGCAAAAAATTAAAACTTACAAAAGGTTCCTTCTATCATCATTTTAAGAATCGCGAAGACTTTTCGCAAAGGATGTTGAATTACTGGGAGAAACATTTTACGGACGATATTATTCGGAAGGCGGAAGCAGAATCAACTCCACAATTAAGATTAAAAGTTTTAAGGTCTTTAACTTTGGCGTTGCCTAAGAATACGGAGCGAGCGATCCGAGCCTGGGCGTTTCGAAATTCTAAGGTAAAAAAAATTCAGGAACGAGTAGATTCTAAAAGAATTTCTTTTTTGAAAAATGCTTACTGGGAACTTTCAAAGGATCGTAAGCAAGCGGATCAAAAAGCCAAACTTGCCTACGCAATTTTTGTGGGAGTAGAAATGATTCTACCGAGTTTGAACGAAAAAGAAATTAAGAAGCTCTATTTCTCATTTTGATCGTTTACTTTTTGATTCTTTCCTTTCTCCGCACATAAACGACCTTATCTAATTCAGCGACGACCTTTCCCGTTTTTTCGTCGTAAACTTTTGTTTGAAAGAACGCGTCTAACTTTCTTTTTTCATCGGCTTCTTTTCGAATTCTTTCAATTTCTTGGTGAGAAATCTGAAATTCTGCGTAGACCTTTCCTAAGCCGGGGCTGATAAATCGAATCGTAGCCGCTTTGTCCCAGACGAGATAATCCTCACCTAAATTCTCCATCAAGATCAGCATATAAAAAGGATCACACATCGAATAAAGAGAACCGCCGAAATGAGTTCCCACTAAATTTCGGTTCCACCAGTGAAGCTTCATGCTAAGACGAAAGTGAGTGAAATCCTTGCTGATTTGTTTGTAACGGATCCCGGCCGCAAAGTAGGGGGGATAAAAATTGAAAAAGTAAAATCGAAGTCGTTTCCAAAAATTCATGTAGTTTGATGCCAAACCTTATGGTTATTCTCCTTTTGTTGAAGATGCCTCTGATTTTAAAATCAGAAAATAAGTCATTTGTAATGAAAACGGCGTAAAATGTTCCGTTTTGATCGAAAGCATCTTGCTTTTTCAAAGCCTCAATTGTAAAACAACTTCCCCGGAGGAGACTGAATTTGAACCTTCCTAAAATCCGAGAGATCATATCGATTCTCTTTTTCTTTCTATTTTTTCTAACCTTTCTTGGTTGTAGCGACTCTACGACTTATGTGATTAAGAATAAGAAACCTCTTCTGACTTCGAACACAAAGGGACTTTTTGCAGGCGCATCCAAGGTGGATATCACACCTCCGCCCGGGCTTCCGCTCGCAGGATATTCTATGTTAGCGAATACGGAGAAAGGTTTTAGAACTAAAATCTATGCGAGAGTGATCTATATTAGAAAAGATCAACACGCTCCTTTAGTCCTAATTCAAACGGATCTTCTTTCCGGTTCCTTATTGTTACATCATAGGCTTGCGGAAAGACTCGCTGAAAAAACGGATATCAGTTTAGGGGGAATCGTTCTTTCGGGAACTCACACTCATTCCGCGCCCGGAAATTTTTATGAGAATAATTTCTACAATGAGTTTGCAGGAAACAAACCCGGTTTCGAAAAAGGTTGGTATGAATTTTTAGAAGATAGAATCTACAACGCGGTCTTGGAAGCGTATCAATCGGCGAAACCTGCAAAGATTGCAACGGGTAACTCCAATGTTTGGGGACTGACAAGAAACCGGTCGATCGAAGCCTATGCCGCAAATAGTAATTCCGGAATTCAAGAAATCAAAACGGAACAGATTTATGAGGCGATCAATCCGACGATGACTATGATTCGAGTGGATGCGAAAGACAAAGACGGTTCCTTTAAACCTCTCGCAGTTTATTCCACGTATTCGATTCACGGAACAACGGTTCCTTCTTGGAACAAGGCGGTTAACGCGGACGTTTTTGCTTATCCGGAAAGGGAGTTGGAATTAAAGATCAAAGAAGAATATAGATCGGAATGGGAACCTCTGCACGCGGTGTCTAACGCGACTCATGGAGACAATTCTCCGGATTATCGCGAGGATATGCAGGGTTTTATCGAATCAAAAAGACTCGGTCTTGAAATATCAAAAAAATCTTATGAACTCTTTCAGGCATTAGGTAAAAAACTAAACTCTGACGTTACGTATTCTTACAATTCAAAAGAAGTCGATGTGTATGAGAATCCAAAGATGGGAGAAGCCGAACTCTGCAGTCGACCCGTCGCGGGTACGGCTTTGACGGGAGGAGCCGAAGACGGAATGACTCCAGTTTTATTCTGGCTTCCATTTTGGGGAGAAGGTTGGCCCCGTTATATTTTTACCGGAGGTTGTCAAGGGCATAAGAGAACCGCCGGTTCTTTCTTTCAATATCTTGTATTGGCTAAGAAGAATTTCCCTCATAGGATGATTCTTCAATCCGCAAGAATCGGAGATACCGCTTTGCTCGCGGTTCCTTTTGAAGTAACAAACGAGTCAGGAAGAAGATTTTCAAACGCAGCTCTTGAAGCGGAAAAACAAAGAACCTCGAAGAGTAGGGAGAACATTACACAAACTTCGGTCCTATCTTGCACAAACGGTTATTTCGGTTATGCGACCACGCCGGAAGAATATTCGAAACAACACTATGAAGGCGGACATACGATCTATGGACCGGGAACTCAACCCTTTCTCCAAGCTCATCTCGCGGATCTTATAAAACAAATGCCTGTTGAAGGAGGTAAGGAAAACTTTCCGGATTCTTGGGAATTTCAACTCGATACAAAACATTATATGCCCGAAAAAAAAGAGGCTCGTGGAAGTCGGGATTTAAAGGAAGCGCCTCGGTTGGTCCTTGCCGAAGAAAACTTAGAGAAACACTGGATCTTTCGTTATAAAGACGTGAATCCTTCTTTGATACAATTTCATCAGCCATTGATTTCGATTCAATATAGGGATGCAAAGGAAGAATGGAAAAATTTAATCCAAGACGGAAAATTGATAAACGACTCCGGAACCGAGCTGGACGTTCGTCTTCAAGGTGATTCTTCGGAAGGAATGGCGATCTATGAAGTTCGCTGGTTCAACCCGGAGTTTCGTTCGAAGAGAAAGTATCGTTTTACGATTGCGCCCCGAGGAAAAGAAAAGGAATTTTATTCTCCTGAATTTTGATCATCTGCGGGGGATTTCGTGTCTCCCGCTTTTAGAAGAAAGAATTTCATTTTAAAAAAACGTAAAATCGGAAACGAAACTTCCTCTTTCCGTCCAAGAAAGTTTTGTCCGGTTTTGTAAAAGATTGAGATCAACCGAAACTTTGTTTCGGACGGACTTAAAGTCCGTTTTCAATCTTTTTTTCTATGGATTCGTTTGTCGGAATAAAAGAATCCATTTTTCTAATGAACTTTGTGGCGCTTTTGGGTAGCCATTTTTTTAGAATGGATTCTGCTTTTTATCCCTTTGAACTTCAATCTGTCGTATTGTATAAAAAATTTCAATTTAAGAATGAGTTGACTTTGCGGTTTGATTCCGAGCCGGCATTGTTCTCTTTTTTTACGGAGAAAATTTTCTTGCCCGAAATGTCCGGATTCTTATAACTTCGTTTCATGCAAAGAACGATAGCGCTGGTTCGTAAAAAGGGATCTTTAGAAAATGTTGAATTGATAAGCGAAGTTCTTCCGGAGCCTTCTGAAAACGAGGTTCAGGTCGAGATCCATTCAATCGGTTTGAACTTTGCGGATCTCTTTGCAATTCAAGGACTTTATAGTGCGACACCGGAAGGCGCTTTTATACCCGGTCTTGAATATTCTGGGGTCGTTTTAGCGGTAGGAAAGAAAGTTAAGAACGTAAAGAAAAAGGATAAAATTATGGGAGTGACCCGTTTCGGCGGTTATGCTTCTCATTTGAATATCGATTCTCGTTATATATTTAAACTTCCTCCGAAATGGAATTTTGATCAGGGCGCTGGATTTTTAGTTCAAGGATTGACCGCCTACTACGCATTAGTTGCTCTGGGAGATCTCCAAAAAGGTCAGACGGTTTTGATTCATAGTGCGGCGGGCGGAGTTGGAATTCTCGCAAACCGGATCGCAAAAAAAATGGGAGCGTTCACAATCGGAACAATCGGTACGACTTCCAAGATCGAACTTCTTAAAAAAGAAGGTTATGATAGACAAATCGTACGTTCGAGTCGATTTGCAAAGGATCTAAAGGATTCTCTTTCCGAAAGGGAATTGGATTTAGTTTTGGAATGTATCGGTGGGAAAATTTTTCAAGAAAGTTACGATATCATGGCTCCGATGGGAAGAATGATCGTATACGGCGTCGCCGATATGATGGGTGGCGGAAGCTCCGTGAATTGGCCTAGGTTGGCATATAAATATCTTTCTCGTCCGAAGTTGGATCCTATGAAAATGGTTTCGGACAATAAAGCGGTGATGGGTTTTAATTTGATCTGGCTCTATGATCGAGTTGAAAAGCTTACGAAGAATCTCAACGGTTTGGTAAAACTCAATCTTGCACCACCTTTGGTCGGGAAAACATTTCCATTCGAAAAGATTCAGGATGCACTCAAATTCTTTCAATCGGGAACTTCGGTCGGTAAAGTCGTATTAAAAGTAAAGGTTTGAAAGATCGATGTAGGATTTAATCTTTTGGACCTCTGAGATTTTTTGGAAGTCCGTAGGCGAAGAATAAACGGCTTATCTCTCAGTAGGACTTTGCTTTACAATTATAGGAATTCTTTCAGTTTGGAGGTAGAGTGAGTCAATCTGCCTTTTCTGAAATCTTCCATTCTTATCGTGCTGCGTTTGAGAACTTTTTAGATTCTCAAATACTTTCCGTTTTATCCAAACACTCTGCACCGGAACTCTTTGAGGCGATGAAATACAGTCTTGTCGCAGGCGGAAAACGTCTGAGACCGGTTTTGGCACTTGCGGCGTCCGGAGGCTTTCAAGTTGATTCTAAGAACGCCTTGTTTCTCGGATCAGCATTGGAATGTATTCATACTTATTCCTTGATTCACGACGATCTTCCGAGCATGGACAATGATGATTTTAGAAGGGGAATGCCGACTCTTCATAAGAAATTTTCCGAATCCACGGCGATCTTGGCGGGGGACGCACTCAACTCATTTGCTTTTTATCTTCTCTCTTTTATTCAGGTGGAGAATGGGGACGTCGCCCTTTATCGGGACATATTAGAAATTCTGCATACTGGTTCCGGGGCTCCGGGAATGGTCTCCGGACAAATTTATGATTTACAGATGGAAAGAGAGAATGCAACGACCCCGTTTAGAAATGGAGCGGATAAAATCGCTATGGTTCAATTGACTCATCGTTTGAAAACGGGCGCTCTTATCAAAGCTTCTCTTTTGATCGGGAACCGTCTTCGAAAGGATTGGAAAGAAAGGGAGAACTCTCTTTCAAAATACGGAGAGGATCTCGGTTTACTTTTTCAGATTACCGATGATATTCTGGATGTGGAAGGAACACAGGAATCCCTTGGAAAAACACCCGGAAAAGATGTGAAGTCCGGAAAGATCACCTATCCGGTGTTATTTGGAATGGACCGTTGTAAGGAAATGGTTCAAGAACTTCAAAAAAATCTAATTTCTCTTTCTACCGATTTTATTTTAACCCCCGAAGAGAAAATATTTTTTCAGGAACTTCCGATCTACATTGGCCAAAGAAAAAATTAGACTCGATTCACTTCTTTTAAAAAAGGGTTATGCGGAAACTTTGGAAAAAGCGAGAAGCCTGATTCTTTCGGGTTCCGTTTTGATAAACGAACAAAAGATTACAAAGGCCGGTCTTCAGTTTTCGGAGAATTCCGAAATTCGAATTTTAAACGTGATTCCACAATATGTAAGCCGGGGTGCTTATAAACTTTTAAAAGCATTTGAAAGTTTTTCCTTAGAATCGTACGGGAAAGTTTGTATTGACCTCGGTGCCTCCACGGGAGGATTTACGGAAGTTCTTCTTGAAAAAGGGGCTTGGAAGGTTTTTGCGTGCGACGTCGGTTACGGGCAGTTAGCCGAAAGAGTAAGAAATCATCCTTCCGTCATTGTAAAGGATCGTTTTCATTTGAAGAATTTATCAGCTTCCGAGATAGAATGGGAAACTTTGAAAAAACAGGTTCCAAACCCGAATACAATTTTAATCGTTATGGATTTGAGTTTTATTTCTCTTCGTTCCGTTTTTCCCGTTCTTAAAAGATTTCGAGAAGAGAAATCGATTCCAAAGATTGAATGTGTAACTTTGATTAAACCTCAGTTCGAGGCCGATCAGAAAGATCTAATCAAAGGAGTTCTTCGTGATTCCAAAGTTCGTTGGAAAATCGTTCGATCGATTTGTAAATTTCTCAGGATAGAAATTGGAGCTTCTATTTTGGGATTAGAATGGTCACCGATCGAAGGAAGAGAAGGGAATAAAGAAATTCTTTTGCATTGGGAATTGTAAATCTATCGACCAATTTTATTTCATCGATTCATCGATCGGATCACCGAAGTTTCTTTTAGCAGGAATTGAAATGCTTTCCTAACGTTGTAAGACGAAGAAGAATCGGATTCTCTTTAAAACTTTGAAACAGCATTCTACAATTTAAAAATCCATGGACGATTTTCCTTTTTAAAAATATTTATGATGAACCATGGCTGAGTTGCTCAAAGATCTTTATACAAAAGAAGTCCTACAAAAAATTGCGTCCTCCTTTTCTAAGGAAATAAAATCGGTTTCGGAAGAAGAATGGATTCGAAGGTTCAAACAAAAAGATTGGAATCGCCTCGAACTCAAACAGAGAATCCGAAGGATCGCTGAAGTTGTTTCCGAAGAACTTCCAAAACCTTTTCCTAAATCACTCAAACCGCTTTTGACGATTACGGACACGATCGAAACTCGTTTATCGGGAAAGGAAGTCTTTCTTTCCATTTTTCTCGGCGACGTAGTCGAGATTCTCGGAATCGAACATCCGGAAGAATCTATGATCGCCTTTGAAAGAATTACAAAACTTATCTCTTGCGAATTCTCCATCCGACCTTTTTTAATCCGTCATCCCGAAGTTGTTTGGTCTCGAATGTTGGAATGGTCTTTTCATTCGGATCCGAACGTGCGAAGATTGTCTTCGGAAGGAAGTCGCCCGAGGCTTCCTTGGGGAATGGGAATTCCCGGTTTAAAAAAAGATCCTCAGAGAACGATTTCCATTCTTCAAAATTTGAAAGACGATCCGGATGAGGTAGTTCGAAGGAGCGTCGCCAATCACCTAAATGATATTTCTAAAGATCATCCGGAAATTGTATTGGAGATCGCGGAGAGTTGGGTCGGAACTACGAAAGAAAGAGATGCACTTTTAAAACACGCACTTCGAGGGCTCTTAAAAAATGGAAATCAAAGGGCGCTAAAGATATTCGGGTTTGGCTCAAAGGTAAATGCAAAGATTCTAAATTTAAAACTGCACTCAAAGAAGATCAAGATCGGTGGAGAACTTTTGTTCGGTTTTACGGCGTTATCGGAAGAGAAAAAAAAGGTAAATCTTAGAATTGAGTATAAGATCGAGTATGCAAAGTCGTCCGGAAAAACTTCGAAGAAGGTTTTTCAAATTGAAGAAAGACTTTTTGGCCCTAAGGAATCCATTCAATACGAAAGGAAACAATCCTTTAAGCAGATGACTACCCGAGTGCATGTTCCAGGGAAACATATTCTTGAAATTCATATCAACGGAGACGTGAAGTCAAAGATCGACTTTCAAGTTATTAGTTGATCATAGAATGGCGCTCGGAGAATTTCTTGGAAGAGGGATTTACCAAAATAATCTTTTAGCGCCCTGAAAATTCAGTTCGAAAATTGATTCGATATCGACTCTAAGAAGAATAAAATTTCTCCTCTTCCGTGGTTCAAAAAATTATCGGATAAAACAAATGCAGAAAATCTAAAGTATCAATTTAGCTTCTTTCGAAAAAAAAATCTTTGAAATTCGGTCGAGAGGTTTTATTGTGTCTGCTTTGAGTTTTAAGCCAATAGAACGCCATAGATGATAATTAGAATTCCAATCAAGTTGGTCGTAACTCCGATCGCGCCTAAAGATTTTCCTAAGATCGGATTTTCTTGAAATTCATCCTTAATTCCTTGAAGCCAGTTCACGGTATCTTTGAGTGCGAGAAAGATCGAGGAAATTACAAATAAAGCCGCGCCAATCAGCCCTAAGCTTTCGGATAAGTTTGCGTAACGAAACGCGATCACCAATCCTAAGAGCATCGCACCTTGCATAAGAGAACCGATATGCGCGGCTTGCAAATAGCGGGATGGAAATTCTGCCTTCTTTCTTGCGAGTGCGTAAGGAAAACCGGTAAGACTGCCGTAAGCTAAATTCAAAACTCCGGCTACGATAAGAATCTTTTCAGAAAGGAGCATTCAAATACCTCGTTAACGAAAGAAAGTAGCGAATAACACAGATTTAGTCTATTCATAAATTTCAAAGAGTATTCTAAATATTCGAGCCGTTTCTCAAAATGGAAACGGAAGTCGCCCTAACATTTGAAAAGGAACCCGCTTCTCTCATAAGATCCATCTTGTATCCGGTTCTAATCAAAAAGTCCGGGTTTGAAAACACGCCCGGCGCCCTGCGTTGCGGAGTAAATCAGTTAGTTTAAGAAAACTTTAAGAAGTTTGAGATCGGTAGAAGAGGTTGGTTTTCGATACGGAATCGACGGCTTTCTCATCGCACAAAAAAACCCCGCCGTTTCCGACAGGGTCTTTTGTTCCATTTCGATTGAAAGAAAGAGTTAAGGTCTTACTGAAATCACTTCGTCCTTGTTAACAAGGTTTACGATGTGTTTGTATTCAGGAGAATCTTTTCCGTATTTCAGCTCGGTTGCTCTTAAGAGGTGAACGTTTTTCTTGTAACGGTATTTGAACATCTGGTCTTCAGAAGCTCCACCGAATTTCTTGATCATGTTCTCTTCGAAAGCGTAGCAACTTGCCAGATACTTGTGAGCAGGATATTCCTTCTCATTCTCGTCGATCTCGATGTAGAGTTCGAGAATGGGGATACACTGTGGCAGATTTTGTAAATCATACTCAGTGAGAATCCATGATCTGTAAGTATCGGAAAGAAGTCTCTTAAACTCCGGTCTTTCTCTCAAGTCTGGGTTTTTGATTTCATCTAAGTGATTGATCGCCTTAGTGAAATAGTTCAGAGCTTGTTGTTTTGCAACGAGTTTCTCACGTGATACGACACGGTCTTCTCTTGCTTTGCGGTCGACTTTTTGCCAGTACCACTTCTCATCGAGACGCTTTTTTTCAGCTTCTTCTTTGCGGTATTGTTCCACAGACTCTCTCATCTTGAGAACTGTGTTTACTCCCGATTGGTAGTTGGATAATGCCAGCCTAAATTTGTTGTTAGCGAATGCCTTGGAGAGCTGGTGGAGTTCTTGGAAATTTTTATCATAGCCCTTAAAGTCAGGGTTTTTCCACAGAGCTTCTTGTTCCTGGATTGCTTTTTTACGACGTTTCTGCTCTTCCGTGAGGTTCTTGTCATCGTCTTCGGGAACCAACTCGCCTTTTAGCAGCTCGTCAATTTTTTCTACAGCTTCATTGGCTTGCTGATTACCGCCCTGATTGTTTTGCTGAGCTAAAACAGACAGGTTGAGTCCCAGCACGGCCAGAAGAATGAATATGCTTTTCATCACCTTCATAATGCTCACACCTTTTACTTCTCTTTCAATGGTATTAGGGAAAAGGAACATCCTGCGCCTTCTCTCCTCTATATCTATCGGACATCGTTTCATGGATATAAACTAAGAACGAATTTTTTTTACGCTTTATTCCCTATTCGGGACATAATTGGCCCAATTCCACGATTTAATAAGAATCTTTTAAAGTTTTCTTTCATTTTAGGGGAATCGGTCCTTTCCTACTTTCATTTCTTCCTTTCATTTTTCCAGCAGATTCTGTTTTCAGAAAAGGTTTTCCTTCCTCCTTTTGATGAAAAAACTGGAAACTATAGTATGATTCTTAAGAATTACACACCCATTCAGGAAGGCGCCCCCAATTGTCCGCAGTGCGGCGGTGTTGGATTCTCCCTTACCGAACATGTTCCGGGGACTCATTCCGGGGTCCTCTCGATCTGTCATTGTATTTCCGAGAATTGTCCCTGCCAAGGTAAACCACCTTGGAGAGTCTACGACGAAAGTCTGGGCAAAATGGTTCCTTGTGTCTGTCACAACGCAAGAATGGAGTTGGGACACTTAGAAACTATATTCAAAAAATCTGGAATTCCTCCCAAGTATCGATTTCGAACTCTAGATCAAACCGATCACGGTCCGAGCGTCGGGATTTCTTTTACGATCGCACATAGCTGGGCGAACGATCTCGTCCATAAATGGAACGATCCGGATTTTAAACCTCACGGATTGTATCTTTGGGGTGGGCCGGGGACTGGGAAGACTCTTTTAGCGTGTATCATCTTAAACGAACTCATTTTCCGATATAAGACAAATTGCAAGTATGCGAAGATCAACCGGGACTTTCTCAATACTCTGAGAGAAACCTATCAAAAAGATTCCGAAACTCACGGGATGGAAAAAACGATCGAAACTCTCTTCGCGGAAGTCGAAGTATTGGTGTTAGACGATTTTGGAGTTCAGAAAGAATCGGATTGGTCCAATTCTAAGTTGTACGATCTCATCGATGCGAGATACGAACAGGAAAAACTCACGATTCTTACCTCGAATACTTCTCCGGCGGAATGGAAGGACAAAGCGGAAGGAAGAATTTATTCCAGACTTCGAGAAATGACCGAAGAGGTGCATTTGGAATGCGCCGATTACCGATTGAAAATTTCGGAATCAGGGGGAAAATTATGAAAGTTTCTTTTCTCTCTTTGGGATCCAATCTCGGGAATCGATCCGAGTTTTTAAAAATTGCGATTCGTAAATTGAAGAATACGATCGGAATCGAAGTCCTCAAAGAATCGGAACCTTTGAACACGGTTGCGCTGGAAGTTACGGATCAACCCGACTTCTTAAATCAAATCGTAAAAATTGAAACGAGTTTTTCTCCGGAAGAATTATTGGAAGTCACTCTTCGAATCGAAAAAGAAATGGGAAGAGTTCGAGTGCAAGATAAGGGACCGAGAGAAATCG
This is a stretch of genomic DNA from Leptospira tipperaryensis. It encodes these proteins:
- a CDS encoding TetR/AcrR family transcriptional regulator is translated as MHSAEHWILAGLDLLYQKGEESLTIESLCKKLKLTKGSFYHHFKNREDFSQRMLNYWEKHFTDDIIRKAEAESTPQLRLKVLRSLTLALPKNTERAIRAWAFRNSKVKKIQERVDSKRISFLKNAYWELSKDRKQADQKAKLAYAIFVGVEMILPSLNEKEIKKLYFSF
- a CDS encoding DUF4442 domain-containing protein codes for the protein MNFWKRLRFYFFNFYPPYFAAGIRYKQISKDFTHFRLSMKLHWWNRNLVGTHFGGSLYSMCDPFYMLILMENLGEDYLVWDKAATIRFISPGLGKVYAEFQISHQEIERIRKEADEKRKLDAFFQTKVYDEKTGKVVAELDKVVYVRRKERIKK
- a CDS encoding neutral/alkaline non-lysosomal ceramidase N-terminal domain-containing protein; this encodes MNLPKIREIISILFFFLFFLTFLGCSDSTTYVIKNKKPLLTSNTKGLFAGASKVDITPPPGLPLAGYSMLANTEKGFRTKIYARVIYIRKDQHAPLVLIQTDLLSGSLLLHHRLAERLAEKTDISLGGIVLSGTHTHSAPGNFYENNFYNEFAGNKPGFEKGWYEFLEDRIYNAVLEAYQSAKPAKIATGNSNVWGLTRNRSIEAYAANSNSGIQEIKTEQIYEAINPTMTMIRVDAKDKDGSFKPLAVYSTYSIHGTTVPSWNKAVNADVFAYPERELELKIKEEYRSEWEPLHAVSNATHGDNSPDYREDMQGFIESKRLGLEISKKSYELFQALGKKLNSDVTYSYNSKEVDVYENPKMGEAELCSRPVAGTALTGGAEDGMTPVLFWLPFWGEGWPRYIFTGGCQGHKRTAGSFFQYLVLAKKNFPHRMILQSARIGDTALLAVPFEVTNESGRRFSNAALEAEKQRTSKSRENITQTSVLSCTNGYFGYATTPEEYSKQHYEGGHTIYGPGTQPFLQAHLADLIKQMPVEGGKENFPDSWEFQLDTKHYMPEKKEARGSRDLKEAPRLVLAEENLEKHWIFRYKDVNPSLIQFHQPLISIQYRDAKEEWKNLIQDGKLINDSGTELDVRLQGDSSEGMAIYEVRWFNPEFRSKRKYRFTIAPRGKEKEFYSPEF
- a CDS encoding zinc-binding dehydrogenase, which gives rise to MQRTIALVRKKGSLENVELISEVLPEPSENEVQVEIHSIGLNFADLFAIQGLYSATPEGAFIPGLEYSGVVLAVGKKVKNVKKKDKIMGVTRFGGYASHLNIDSRYIFKLPPKWNFDQGAGFLVQGLTAYYALVALGDLQKGQTVLIHSAAGGVGILANRIAKKMGAFTIGTIGTTSKIELLKKEGYDRQIVRSSRFAKDLKDSLSERELDLVLECIGGKIFQESYDIMAPMGRMIVYGVADMMGGGSSVNWPRLAYKYLSRPKLDPMKMVSDNKAVMGFNLIWLYDRVEKLTKNLNGLVKLNLAPPLVGKTFPFEKIQDALKFFQSGTSVGKVVLKVKV
- a CDS encoding polyprenyl synthetase family protein, with amino-acid sequence MSQSAFSEIFHSYRAAFENFLDSQILSVLSKHSAPELFEAMKYSLVAGGKRLRPVLALAASGGFQVDSKNALFLGSALECIHTYSLIHDDLPSMDNDDFRRGMPTLHKKFSESTAILAGDALNSFAFYLLSFIQVENGDVALYRDILEILHTGSGAPGMVSGQIYDLQMERENATTPFRNGADKIAMVQLTHRLKTGALIKASLLIGNRLRKDWKERENSLSKYGEDLGLLFQITDDILDVEGTQESLGKTPGKDVKSGKITYPVLFGMDRCKEMVQELQKNLISLSTDFILTPEEKIFFQELPIYIGQRKN
- a CDS encoding TlyA family RNA methyltransferase, with amino-acid sequence MAKEKIRLDSLLLKKGYAETLEKARSLILSGSVLINEQKITKAGLQFSENSEIRILNVIPQYVSRGAYKLLKAFESFSLESYGKVCIDLGASTGGFTEVLLEKGAWKVFACDVGYGQLAERVRNHPSVIVKDRFHLKNLSASEIEWETLKKQVPNPNTILIVMDLSFISLRSVFPVLKRFREEKSIPKIECVTLIKPQFEADQKDLIKGVLRDSKVRWKIVRSICKFLRIEIGASILGLEWSPIEGREGNKEILLHWEL
- a CDS encoding DNA alkylation repair protein, which gives rise to MAELLKDLYTKEVLQKIASSFSKEIKSVSEEEWIRRFKQKDWNRLELKQRIRRIAEVVSEELPKPFPKSLKPLLTITDTIETRLSGKEVFLSIFLGDVVEILGIEHPEESMIAFERITKLISCEFSIRPFLIRHPEVVWSRMLEWSFHSDPNVRRLSSEGSRPRLPWGMGIPGLKKDPQRTISILQNLKDDPDEVVRRSVANHLNDISKDHPEIVLEIAESWVGTTKERDALLKHALRGLLKNGNQRALKIFGFGSKVNAKILNLKLHSKKIKIGGELLFGFTALSEEKKKVNLRIEYKIEYAKSSGKTSKKVFQIEERLFGPKESIQYERKQSFKQMTTRVHVPGKHILEIHINGDVKSKIDFQVIS
- the fcpA gene encoding flagellar coiling protein FcpA, giving the protein MKVMKSIFILLAVLGLNLSVLAQQNNQGGNQQANEAVEKIDELLKGELVPEDDDKNLTEEQKRRKKAIQEQEALWKNPDFKGYDKNFQELHQLSKAFANNKFRLALSNYQSGVNTVLKMRESVEQYRKEEAEKKRLDEKWYWQKVDRKAREDRVVSREKLVAKQQALNYFTKAINHLDEIKNPDLRERPEFKRLLSDTYRSWILTEYDLQNLPQCIPILELYIEIDENEKEYPAHKYLASCYAFEENMIKKFGGASEDQMFKYRYKKNVHLLRATELKYGKDSPEYKHIVNLVNKDEVISVRP
- the zapE gene encoding AFG1/ZapE family ATPase; the encoded protein is MILKNYTPIQEGAPNCPQCGGVGFSLTEHVPGTHSGVLSICHCISENCPCQGKPPWRVYDESLGKMVPCVCHNARMELGHLETIFKKSGIPPKYRFRTLDQTDHGPSVGISFTIAHSWANDLVHKWNDPDFKPHGLYLWGGPGTGKTLLACIILNELIFRYKTNCKYAKINRDFLNTLRETYQKDSETHGMEKTIETLFAEVEVLVLDDFGVQKESDWSNSKLYDLIDARYEQEKLTILTSNTSPAEWKDKAEGRIYSRLREMTEEVHLECADYRLKISESGGKL
- the folK gene encoding 2-amino-4-hydroxy-6-hydroxymethyldihydropteridine diphosphokinase, giving the protein MKVSFLSLGSNLGNRSEFLKIAIRKLKNTIGIEVLKESEPLNTVALEVTDQPDFLNQIVKIETSFSPEELLEVTLRIEKEMGRVRVQDKGPREIDIDILTYDILTMHTKGLHLPHHSLYTRPFIREILESMGESSLYEHFTGGEYEKRA